The proteins below are encoded in one region of Drosophila santomea strain STO CAGO 1482 chromosome 3R, Prin_Dsan_1.1, whole genome shotgun sequence:
- the LOC120451248 gene encoding uncharacterized protein LOC120451248 isoform X5: MEFLLPHSRTDSQSNSQSQLCISRHSQPKNAKLRDDHDETGSSELDSPPLGDENASANGQLSVHRQPIQLRSKIPGNTPHPRTSKMSKKQLKLAQAQLDKLTQNNLHLHALFSAVEHGHLEKARTILESTDVDVNSINNDGLSALDLAVLSNNRSMTRMLLQHGAVEGSQFSVDTIGTKLNGLLKDAESRIHDLSGPEGLCPPVFASRPSISSIIIGNSSASVTGCTGSEVEKQIGIWERRVKGLRRLQLGWDQARPPDAPASVVVDVTGDNSISVQILEPFEGAIGTKFKVQWSTRADFNNVVGESELLEWISFHGTMGAQCHISGLTQGRRYFLRAACGNVKGWGAYRTSVPASVVPSTWRDLDNREDRFVGRHRILDNLFTAVRLARPADVSELTLDPASAQRRNPKKKTTIKQLFSVTTKFQKTLRRGIYFSCIIHCDDKVLVTSEDFPPVIEVDESYPSALHMDYYWLMKVACTWEDVKSLRSDMERNLTSAVHFRTKLLSAVCQMQSALGITDLGQLYYKPLRDAQGTVVLTCVQSVKSQKAVSILNSRWVPVSKLQKKLGALHEDYTINELLISSIGDQLHYQQAALQRLEPGLYLGYLKMQCSMDQIQVVVPVKTPNVLPHCKVRENSHITAEEWQVLHRCSSDPLRLPLDFSAQGGDGASGGTATTEVQRLFLYDLTNAMHKLFASMNIKIADATTHRLYDVEVIEHSPDISFLVVCPSAESSCAVPGQSELLLQRDDLASLSIQAFEMIHLRTYQPAIIQKYARLSCILELDTALATHSLREAFSSSELQAAKERLATLQELSASLTIVWKSVRWLMDVVAYARNKNAQPSLAMREILDFAQQRQDESVATSAGGSANKQLLQLPIRESKFSKTGQGRGSWPGPGTSEDQSQNKPEHSKSEQNLELSAITPVEPATKQVPTQQQPQQQTQQQQLLQVSNISEYAGSICSEVSFRKNSGDSMSSTYTSRSFYSAVDSASDGNSTNSVFAIPPSRSDDTLADALRHSQAVAAQRKRTSSNIASHTNPLITVHSSNSAPYLAGSSVSLRSGNGAFATDLEHKPLKPATKAASSANLREGGPYLKSTLAELRAVGGEEPVASTSKASSMKSLSRQSSEEDSASCSSLNAEQTSGIIQVYTAYSTGLASGTSLKIHVTPKTTAREVINLVVKQLNMAVVLKGNNGPIYGPEMLENFCLVAVIGARERCLRDDFKPLQLQNPWKKGRLYVRKKHELLAAIEHSNRKSHLI, encoded by the exons ATGGAATTCCTTCTGCCCCACTCACGTACCGATTCCCAATCGAATTCCCAATCGCAACTGTGCATTTCGCGGCACTCGCAgcccaaaaatgcgaaacTACGGGATGATCACGATGAGACAGGCTCATCGGAATTGGATTCACCACCACTGGGTGATGAGAATGCCTCGGCGAATGGCCAACTTTCGGTGCACAGGCAGCCGATACAGCTGCGCAGTAAAATACCGGGAAACACACCTCATCCGCGGACCAGCAAAATGTCCAAGAAACAGCTGAAGTTGGCCCAAGCCCAGCTGGACAAACTGACGCAGAACAATCTGCATCTGCATG CTCTGTTCTCGGCAGTGGAGCATGGCCACCTGGAGAAGGCGCGCACTATTCTGGAGTCCACCGACGTAGATGTGAACAG CATCAATAACGATGGCCTATCTGCTTTGGACTTGGCGGTGTTGAGCAATAACCGCTCCATGACCAGGATGCTGCTTCAGCACGGCGCAGTGGAGGGCTCTCAGT TTTCTGTGGACACCATTGGCACCAAGCTGAACGGCTTGCTCAAGGACGCCGAGTCGAGAATTCACGATCTAAGTGGTCCGGAGGGTCTCTGCCCGCCGGTGTTTGCATCGCGTCCCTCCATCTCGAGCATCATAATTG GCAATTCAAGCGCATCGGTAACTGGCTGCACGGGTAGCGAGGTGGAGAAACAGATAGGCATCTGGGAGCGCCGTGTTAAGGGACTGCGGCGCCTGCAGCTCGGTTGGGATCAGGCCAGGCCGCCAGATGCACCCGCCTCCGTGGTCGTCGACGTCACTGGCGACAATTCCATCAGCGTCCAAATCCTAGAGCCCTTCGAGGGAGCCATCGGTACGAAATTCAAAG TACAATGGTCAACCCGCGCGGATTTCAACAACGTTGTGGGCGAGAGTGAGCTGCTGGAGTGGATCAGCTTCCACGGCACGATGGGCGCCCAGTGTCACATATCGGGCCTCACCCAGGGTCGTCGCTACTTCCTGCGAGCCGCGTGCGGCAATGTGAAGGGATGGGGAGCCTATCGAACCTCTGTGCCGGCTAGCGTGGTGCCCTCAA CTTGGCGGGATTTAGACAATCGAGAGGACCGATTCGTGGGTCGTCACCGAATCCTGGACAATCTATTTACCGCCGTGCGATTGGCAAGACCCGCCGACGTATCCGAGTTGACTTTGGATCCCGCGAGCGCCCAACGACGCAATCCCAAAAAGAAGACTACCATAAAGCAGTTGTTCTCGGTGACCACCAAGTTCCAAAAGACACTAAGACG CGGCATTTACTTCTCTTGTATTATTCATTGCGATGATAAAGTACTGGTCACCAGCGAAGACTTTCCACCGGTCATCGAGGTGGATGAATCCTATCCCAGTGCTCTGCACATGGATTACTACTGGCTCATGAAAGTGGCCTGCACTTGGGAGGATGTTAAGTCCCTACGTTCCGATATGGAGCGCAATCTTACCTCCGCTGTTCACTTCCGCACCAAGCTTCTATCAGCCGTCTGTCAGATGCAATCGGCCCTGGGCATAACGGATTTGGGCCAGCTTTACTATAAACCACTGCGGGATGCTCAGGGCACTGTGGTCCTAACCTGTGTGCAATCTGTTAAGAGCCAAAAGGCCGTCTCCATTCTAAACTCTAGATGGGTGCCAGTCAGCAAGCTGCAAAAGAAGCTAGGAGCTCTACACGAGGACTACACTATTAACGAGCTGCTCATCTCCTCGATTGGAGATCAATTGCACTATCAACAGGCGGCGCTGCAGCGTTTGGAGCCCGGTCTTTACCTGGGCTACCTAAAGATGCAATGCTCCATGGACCAGATTCAGGTGGTAGTGCCCGTGAAAACGCCGAATGTGTTGCCCCACTGCAAGGTGCGCGAAAACAGCCACATAACGGCCGAGGAGTGGCAAGTGCTTCATCGTTGCAGTAGCGATCCGCTACGCCTGCCGTTGGACTTCAGCGCTCAAGGAGGAGATGGAGCATCCGGTGGAACAGCAACTACGGAGGTGCAGCGCCTATTTTTATACGATCTCACCAATGCAATGCACAAACTATTTGCCAGCATGAACATCAAAATCGCTGATGCAACCACCCACCGACTGTATGATGTCGAGGTGATTGAGCACAGTCCAGACATTAGTTTCCTCGTGGTGTGTCCATCCGCCGAGTCCTCATGCGCTGTGCCCGGCCAGTCTGAGTTACTGCTCCAGAGGGATGACTTGGCCAGTTTGAGTATCCAGGCCTTTGAGATGATTCACCTGCGCACTTATCAGCCGGCCATCATTCAGAAATACGCCCGTTTATCTTGCATCCTTGAATTGGATACTGCACTGGCCACACATTCGCTACGCGAGGCATTCTCCAGCAGCGAACTGCAGGCGGCCAAGGAACGCTTGGCTACGCTGCAGGAGCTCAGTGCGAGTCTTACAATTGTGTGGAAAAGTGTACGATGGCTAATGGATGTGGTGGCATATGCGCGGAATAAAAACGCCCAACCCTCGTTGGCTATGCGAGAGATTCTGGATTTTGCACAGCAAAGACAGGATGAATCGGTAGCAACATCGGCTGGAGGTTCCGCAAACAAACAGCTACTGCAGCTGCCCATCCGCGAGAGCAAGTTCTCCAAGACGGGCCAGGGAAGAGGCAGTTGGCCGGGTCCGGGAACTAGTGAAGATCAATCGCAGAACAAGCCGGAGCACTCCAAGTCTGAACAGAATCTGGAACTGAGTGCTATCACGCCAGTGGAACCTGCGACCAAACAAGTTCCtacacagcagcagccgcagcagcaaacgcaacaacagcaactcTTACAAGTTTCCAACATCAGCGAATATGCGGGCTCGATTTGCTCTGAAGTATCATTTAGGAAGAACAGTGGCGACTCCATGAGCTCTACCTACACGTCCCGGAGCTTCTACTCTGCCGTGGATTCAGCCTCAGATGGAAATAGCACAAACAGTGTGTTTGCCATTCCGCCTTCTCGTTCCGATGACACTCTGGCGGATGCACTGCGACACTCGCAAGCGGTGGCTGCGCAACGCAAACGAACCAGCTCTAACATCGCTTCTCATACCAATCCCTTGATTACGGTGCACAGCTCTAACTCGGCTCCATACCTGGCGGGGTCCAGTGTGTCCCTGAGAAGCGGCAACGGAGCCTTCGCAACGGATTTGGAGCACAAACCTCTGAAGCCAGCGACTAAAGCAGCATCGAGTGCAAACCTGCGCGAGGGTGGACCCTATTTGAAAAGCACGCTAGCTGAACTACGAGCTGTGGGTGGCGAGGAGCCGGTAGCCAGTACTTCGAAGGCCTCATCGATGAAGAGCTTGTCACGGCAGAGCAGCGAAGAGGATTCGGCCAGCTGTTCCAGTCTCAATGCAGAACAAACATCGGGGATTATTCAAGTCTATACCGCCTACAGTACGGGTCTGGCCAGTGGAACCAGCTTAAAGATTCACGTAACACCAAAGACGACGGCCCGCGAAGTAATCAACCTGGTGGTGAAGCAACTCAACATGGCCGTCGTTCTCAAGGGGAACAATGGCCCCATCTATGGACCCGAGATGCTAGAGAACTTTTGCCTGGTGGCAGTGATTGGAGCAAGAGAACGCTGTCTGCGCGATGACTTCAAGCCGCTACAACTGCAGAATCCGTGGAAGAAAGGTCGTTTGTACGTTCGGAAGAAGCATGAGTTGCTGGCGGCCATCGAACACTCCAATCGGAAATCGCATTTGATTTGA